The Pseudomonas parafulva genome window below encodes:
- the pal gene encoding peptidoglycan-associated lipoprotein Pal, which translates to MEMLKFGKFAALALAMAVAVGCSSKGGDNAGEGAAVDPNAGYGANTGAVDGSLSEEAALRAITTFYFEYDSSDLKPEAMRALDVHAKDLKANGNRVVLEGNTDERGTREYNMALGERRAKAVQRYLVLQGVSPAQLELVSYGEERPVATGHDEQSWAQNRRVELRK; encoded by the coding sequence ATGGAAATGCTGAAGTTTGGTAAATTCGCTGCGCTGGCTCTGGCCATGGCTGTGGCCGTAGGTTGCTCCTCCAAGGGCGGTGACAATGCTGGCGAAGGCGCAGCAGTTGATCCTAACGCTGGCTACGGTGCAAACACCGGCGCTGTCGACGGTTCCCTGAGCGAAGAAGCCGCTCTGCGCGCTATCACCACCTTCTACTTCGAATACGACAGCTCGGACCTGAAGCCAGAAGCCATGCGCGCTCTGGACGTTCACGCCAAGGACCTGAAAGCCAACGGCAATCGCGTTGTTCTGGAAGGCAACACCGACGAGCGTGGTACCCGCGAGTACAACATGGCTCTGGGTGAGCGTCGTGCCAAGGCCGTTCAGCGCTACCTGGTTCTGCAGGGCGTTTCCCCTGCTCAGCTGGAACTGGTTTCCTACGGTGAAGAGCGTCCGGTTGCCACCGGCCACGACGAGCAGTCCTGGGCTCAGAACCGTCGCGTAGAACTGCGTAAGTAA
- the queE gene encoding 7-carboxy-7-deazaguanine synthase QueE, giving the protein MQDTLRITEVFYSLQGETRTAGLPTVFVRLTGCPLRCQYCDSAYAFSGGTVRTLDDILEQVAGYRPRYVCVTGGEPLAQPNALPLLKRLCDAGFEVSLETSGALDISQVDTRVSRVVDLKTPGSQEAHRNLYANIDHLTANDQVKFVICSREDYDWAVSKLIQYNLDQRVSEVLFSPSHHQVSATDLADWIIADNLPVRFQLQLHKLLWNDEPGR; this is encoded by the coding sequence ATGCAAGACACATTACGCATCACCGAAGTCTTTTACTCTTTGCAGGGTGAAACACGCACGGCTGGGTTGCCCACCGTATTCGTGCGTCTCACCGGCTGCCCATTGCGGTGTCAGTACTGCGACAGCGCCTACGCATTCAGTGGCGGCACCGTACGCACTCTGGACGATATCCTGGAGCAGGTTGCCGGCTATCGTCCGCGCTATGTCTGCGTGACCGGCGGCGAACCTTTGGCTCAGCCCAATGCCCTGCCTCTGCTCAAGCGCCTGTGCGATGCCGGTTTCGAAGTTTCGCTGGAAACCAGCGGAGCGCTGGATATCTCGCAGGTGGATACCCGTGTCAGCCGCGTGGTCGACCTCAAGACTCCAGGCTCGCAGGAGGCTCATCGCAATCTCTATGCGAACATCGATCACCTCACGGCCAACGATCAGGTCAAGTTCGTGATCTGCTCGCGCGAGGACTATGACTGGGCCGTATCCAAGTTGATCCAGTACAACCTCGACCAACGCGTCAGTGAGGTGCTCTTTTCTCCAAGCCATCACCAAGTGAGCGCGACCGATCTGGCCGACTGGATCATCGCAGACAACCTGCCGGTTCGTTTCCAACTGCAATTGCACAAGTTGCTGTGGAATGACGAACCTGGACGCTGA
- the ybgF gene encoding tol-pal system protein YbgF yields the protein MRMGRRVVTVLALSLPLSALAAVPVVDDNGGSYPPSGYGTSGAYAGAGASAPASAQGQLFLQLQQMQDQISRQQGIIEELQNDVSRMKQENLERYQDLDKRINSGAAAAPAATPDNSSTGGASGAAGAAAGASAAQQPAANAEPADPAKEKLFYDAAFDLIKQKDFDKASQAFAAFLRKYPNSQYAGNAQYWLGEVNLAKGDLQGASQAFAKVSQLYPKHSKVPDSLYKLADVERRLGHTDKVKGILQQVINQYPGTSAAQLAQRDLQKL from the coding sequence ATGCGTATGGGCCGCCGTGTAGTAACCGTCCTCGCCCTCAGCCTGCCGCTCTCGGCACTGGCTGCGGTTCCTGTAGTAGATGACAACGGGGGCAGCTATCCGCCCTCGGGTTATGGCACGAGCGGCGCCTATGCCGGCGCAGGGGCTTCGGCTCCTGCGTCCGCGCAGGGCCAGCTGTTCCTGCAGCTGCAACAGATGCAGGACCAGATCTCCCGCCAGCAAGGCATCATCGAAGAGCTGCAGAACGATGTGTCGCGCATGAAGCAGGAAAACCTGGAGCGTTACCAGGATCTGGACAAGCGCATCAACAGCGGTGCAGCCGCTGCACCCGCCGCAACACCCGATAATTCCTCCACCGGTGGTGCCTCCGGCGCCGCAGGTGCTGCTGCCGGTGCAAGCGCCGCGCAGCAACCGGCAGCCAATGCCGAGCCAGCCGATCCGGCGAAAGAAAAGCTGTTCTATGACGCCGCTTTCGATCTGATCAAGCAGAAAGACTTCGACAAGGCCAGCCAGGCTTTCGCGGCCTTCCTGCGCAAGTACCCCAATAGCCAGTACGCCGGAAACGCGCAGTATTGGCTGGGTGAGGTGAATCTGGCCAAAGGCGACTTACAAGGTGCCAGCCAGGCTTTCGCCAAGGTCAGTCAGCTGTACCCCAAGCACAGCAAGGTTCCTGACTCCCTGTACAAACTGGCTGACGTCGAGCGACGCCTGGGCCATACGGACAAGGTGAAGGGTATTCTGCAGCAGGTTATCAACCAGTATCCTGGAACCTCAGCCGCACAACTGGCACAGCGCGATCTGCAGAAGCTCTGA